TCCAAAAGCAACAAGTTTCTTTCAAAAACAGATTCCAACTTAAAGCCAGCAAAGGTAAAGAAGGTATCAGATATTACAAAAATATCGGTCTTGGTTACAGAACCCCAAAGGATGCCATCGAAGGTACCTACATCGATAAGAAATGTCCATTCACCTCAGACGTTTCAATCCGTGGTGCTATCCTCCGTGGTACCGTCATCTCAACCAAAATGAGAAGAACCCTTGTTGTCAGAAGAAACTATCTCCACTACATCAAGAAATACAACCGTTTTGAAAAGAGACACTCCAACATCCCAGCCCACGTTTCACCAGCTTTCAACGTAAAGGAAGGTGACTCTGTTACCATTGGCCAATGTAGACCATTATCCAAAACTGTCAGATTCAACGTCATCAAACACGATATCTCTGCTGCCTCAAAGAAACAATTCAAAGCtttctaaatttgaaaaataaataaataaaaaaagttttggttttatattaaaaaaaaaaaaaaaaaaaaacattatttattttatttatcaaatataTAACTGAGACAAGAAGTGACAATATTTGCAGagtattataataaatatacaaGAATGTACAAGAGCTTTTTAAAagtaatgaaaaaaagagCAGAGAGAATAAACAGAAGCGGAAAAAAAGAAGTATGAATTTAatagatttaatattaatggcAATATACGTAATAGGAATATCcggtttaatttttaataaaaataatattattaatatattaataatatcagaATTAAACTTAAGAACATTAGGGATGTTATTTGTGTTatcttttatatatatatatatatatatttattattaattttttttttttttaacattttaaaaatgatcaGATTTTTGATTGAGGATtctgttttttatttttattttttttattttttttcattttttttttattttttttataatattttcacaCACCAAATCAAATCCAggtattttaataataacaatgagCCATCTTAGAGggtcaattaaaaaaattgatgaaGCATTAAGTTTGAAAtggataaaattaaataaaattacttaTATTGATTGTAAAGGAAATGAAAGAGTAtgtatgatgatgatgatgttgacgATGACAGTGATAGTGGTATTGAtgggattaaaaaaaaaaaatacaaactttaattctaattataataataataattttaaaaaattaaatagttttGGGAATCAGCATCAAGAACTACAAAGAAAGGAGATACAGATGGAGTTGATATATTAGCAACAGTGAAAAAAGAtggtaaaaaatatttaattgttgttgttcaataTAGAGTTCCAGTTGATAATTTAGTGATTGAATTTCCAGCTGGTTtagttgataatgatgaaaactTTGTAAATTCTGCAATTagagaattaaaagaagagACTGGTTATAGAACAACTCCAGATAAAGTATTATTAACATCACCAATTTTACCATTGGAATGTGGTATGAGTTGTGCTAATGCTAGAATGGTTGTAATTGATGTATGTAATTTTAAACatgatttataaaatttttttttttttttgtattttctCCCCCAAATTttaatccattttttttttttattttcattttatttttttattttatttttaaaatataaattagtTGGAGGAAACAATTTGTGAAGAACAAGAATTAGAAGGTTCAGAAAATAttgatatattttatttaccaatggataatttatttaatgaattggAGGAATTaagaaagaaattaaattgtgTTGTTAGTATTCAATTATATACATTTGCATTgggtttaaattttaataatttttttaaataaaaaaaaaaaaaaaataaaaaaaaaaaagagaaatcttattattattattataattatatatattatttaaaatttattattattttgtctatttctt
This region of Dictyostelium discoideum AX4 chromosome 3 chromosome, whole genome shotgun sequence genomic DNA includes:
- the rps11 gene encoding 40S ribosomal protein S11, with translation MADIQAEKAFQKQQVSFKNRFQLKASKGKEGIRYYKNIGLGYRTPKDAIEGTYIDKKCPFTSDVSIRGAILRGTVISTKMRRTLVVRRNYLHYIKKYNRFEKRHSNIPAHVSPAFNVKEGDSVTIGQCRPLSKTVRFNVIKHDISAASKKQFKAF